A single region of the Procambarus clarkii isolate CNS0578487 chromosome 59, FALCON_Pclarkii_2.0, whole genome shotgun sequence genome encodes:
- the pigeon gene encoding LOW QUALITY PROTEIN: protein pigeon (The sequence of the model RefSeq protein was modified relative to this genomic sequence to represent the inferred CDS: deleted 2 bases in 2 codons), which produces MAAVTAKPILFLEENQYSNFEWIGESEDGSLLCRWEEEVLVRAPVDGSGGDGGIEGATSSLAFATQVAIATPDLHSAQVLYTFDKVVPVVQASVNASRTLLGFVTRRSLGEGNKYSAYVAEIAPQGGVFSLNIDCSRQILLEFLHTEGGKPLDDSWIAKLLVFVHRESIAIYSFPLSLKDGSSWIVDDQPLTESVVRSFVWAQWEPHHKHLYYLHYRPPPEAGLTLGSGEAEEDALRPRPMLTALQFHPNKPHETVLNVPLELSGLEHSPLDLSGDYRDQGLLHTAGDAWLDLRVVTSPSGAVCICHHYIYKSRLAETPADPESCAVYLAYSVTLLHHGCVLHTVVPGVPWGHAHSALPTYSLFGDHYLLVIVPGVCMHMLDIGLDHMPNNHIVTTPPPQLLPNAQLYQICGGKVISGRCITFVDGVNQMTVEVRVTKESLFSLFKSSSTLSTRLAILHLAAIHDKDHDLSRKLMWSVCEDPYNLDTPALLQEYLVGETYAAVHKHIDSDAGHLISLLPITTAPFTTDTEYIESPADENVRISYCLLENACIMLLSPRERVVRSLSDTWTKLWEHTSKRHHQRFSLSDVVEKLMVSLDTYKPEALSQGSTPVSPASPLVGGLTITSLGLTLAHLMFDPLPFNEAENTTSSKLEHLLSVNLRELSMYCLKHFPHESPMRVHAVASKYVCTQLQVSRRLCSILCSSQTLVPAEKSEKGFTFIEQLDDGVATRLFTLLERYHSATEAVAYPLPQGYNSFLAYLAHRCLPHFVFMQYVRRGVLQLNVDVLREIIYDLDDTPQNVERKLEIISSVPVVRSLRALQFWQHPMSLILRSRLHAGSILAGEGPGQPRTPTQSARINAQHLQKKGITAFPTTDRLSPFDTFLDLLTAKANLTDLDLGLLYEGTVASCEYIKPDLETDVTGARV; this is translated from the exons ATGGCGGCCGTCACTGCCAAGCCCATATTATTCTTGGAGGAAAATCAGT ATTCCAACTTTGAATGGATTGGTGAGAGTGAGGATGGGTCTTTGCTGTGCCGATGggaggaggaggtgctggtgagagcccCTGTCGATGGCTCGGGAGGGGATGGAGGAATTGAGGGTGCAACAAGCTCTCTCGCCTTTGCAACACAGGTTGCTATTGCTACTCCTGAC TTACACTCTGCACAG GTCTTATATACATTTGATAAGGTTGTGCCTGTGGTCCAAGCCTCTGTCAATGCTTCCAGGACTCTGCTAG GCTTTGTGACTCGCCGCAGTCTTGGC GAAGGAAATAAATATTCTGCATATGTGGCCGAAATTGCACCTCAAGGGGGCGTATTTTCCCTGAACATTGATTGCTCTCGACAGATACTT CTTGAATTTCTTCACACAGAAGGTGGAAAACCCTTAGACGATAGCTGGATTGCTAAGCTTCTTGTTTTCGTCCACCGGGAAT CCATTGCCATCTACTCATTTCCACTAAGTCTGAAGGATGGATCATCATGGATTGTTGATGACCAACCTCTGACGGAGTCAGTGGTGCGATCATTTGTGTGGGCTCAGTGGGAACCTCATCATAAGCACTTATATTATCTACACTACCGTCCTCCCCCTGAAGCTGGCTTAACCCTGGGGTCAG GTGAAGCAGAGGAAGATGCCCTACGTCCTCGACCTATGCTCACAGCCTTACAGTTTCATCCTAATAAACCTCACGAAACAGTG TTAAATGTTCCCCTGGAACTGTCGGGCCTGGAACATTCCCCTCTGGACTTGAGCGGTGATTACCGAGATCAAGGTTTGCTGCACACTGCAGGAGATGCTTGGCTTGACCTGCGTGTTGTTACCTCTCCCTCAGGTGCTGTCTGCATCTGTCACCATTACATCTATAAG TCGAGATTAGCAGAAACTCCTGCTGATCCTGAGAGCTGTGCGGTATATTTGGCATACTCCGTGACGCTCCTCCACCATGGGTGCGTCCTTCACACAGTTGTTCCCGGTGTTCCCTGGGGACATGCACACTCGGCCCTCCCCACATACTCTCTCTTTGGTG ACCACTACCTTCTTGTGATTGTACCTGGGGTCTGCATGCACATGCTGGATATTGGATTGGACCATATGCCAAACAACCATATTGTTACAACGCCTCCACCACAGCTCCTGCCCAATGCTCAGCTGTATCAG ATATGCGGAGGCAAAGTCATCTCGGGTCGCTGCATAACATTTGTGGATGGAGTAAACCAGATGACGGTGGAAGTTCGAGTGACTAAAGAATCTCTGTTTTCACTCTTCAAGAGCTCTTCTACCCTGAGCACACGTCTGGCAATACTGCACTTGGCAGCAATCCATGATAAAGATCATGACCTTTCACGAAAG TTAATGTGGAGTGTGTGTGAAGatccatacaaccttgatacaccAGCACTGCTTCAAGAGTACCTGGTGGGAGAAACATATGCAGCTGTCCACAAACACATTGATTCAGATGCTGGACACCTCATCTCCCTCCTCCCGATCACTACTGCTCCATTCACCACCGATACTGAATATATA GAATCCCCAGCTGATGAAAATGTTCGGATTTCATACTGTCTTTTGGAAAATGCGTGCATAATGCTGCTGTCCCCTCGTGAACGTGTGGTCCGTTCACTCTCAGACACGTGGACTAAGCTGTGGGAACATACAAGCAAGAGGCACCACCAGCGCTTCAGCCTTTCAGATGTGGTGGAGAAGCTGATGGTCTCACTCGATACATACAAG CCTGAGGCGTTGTCTCAAGGCAGCACTCCAGTGTCTCCAGCAAGTCCACTTGTTGGAGGTCTCACAATCACATCACTAGGCCTAACTCTTGCACATCTCATGTTTGACCCACTTCCCTTCAACGAGGCTGAGAACACTACATCCTCTAAGTTGGAGCACCTTCTCTCTGTT AACTTGAGGGAGTTGAGTATGTACTGCCTGAAGCACTTTCCCCATGAGTCCCCAATGAGAGTGCACGCAGTGGCCAGCAAATATGTCTGCACACAACTACAG GTGTCTCGTCGTTTATGCTCCATCCTGTGTTCTTCTCAGACTCTCGTTCCTGCAGAGAAGAGTGAAAAAGGGTTTACATTCAT AGAGCAGTTGGATGATGGTGTTGCCACCCGACTGTTTACATTACTAGAGCGATACCACTCAGCTACTGAAGCTGTAGCATATCCTCTGCCTCAAGGATACAATTCCTTTTTGGCTTACTTAGCACACCGTTGTCTGCCACACTTTGTGTTTATGCAGTATGTACGACGTGGAGTTCTTCAGCTTAATGTGGATGTTTTAAGGGAAATTATTTACG ATCTGGATGATACCCCGCAAAATGTAGAGAGAAAGCTAGAAATAATATCTTCAGTGCCAGTTGTTAGAAGCCTCCGAGCACTGCAGTTCTGGCAACACCCAATGTCCTTGATTCTGAGGTCAAGGCTGCATGCGGGTTCCATTCTTGCTGGCGAGGGACCAGGACAGCCACGGACACCAACACAGTCGGCCAGAATTAAtgctcaacatcttcagaaaaaag GTATAACTGCATTTCCGACAACTGACCGCCTCTCTCCATTTGATACATTTTTGGATTTGTTAACAGCAAAAG CTAACTTGACAGACCTAGACCTGGGCCTGCTGTACGAGGGGACAGTTGCTTCCTGTGAATATATCAAGCCAGACTTGGAGACTGATGTTACTGGAGCAAGGGTCTGA